In Kineococcus sp. NBC_00420, a single genomic region encodes these proteins:
- a CDS encoding ABC transporter ATP-binding protein, translating into MSTSHALPVATGRRSATVLARAATRNPGELAAALVTTTLASAGTVALPLLLGRAVDVVRTGTSLTPVLVWLSVTAVATAVVTALARRDAERLGASIAADLREQVVERSLRMSPRVLERAGSGDVASRVTEDVELFTSSVQLGATVLASALTVLLSAVGFVSLDWRLALAFCVVFPVYALSLRDYLPKAGPLYARERAVAAQRSTVVLQSFHGASTVHAYEMAQLQGARVEVASERTIGASLAALATFARLSVSMNGAEAVGLCSLLLTGFLLVRGGDVSVGDVTGAALLFHRLFGPLGSLLLSFDEVQRAAAALGRLVGVTDLPVAPDADPAALARAPREAVSLRIRGVRHSYSDSGADEDLVLRGIDLDVPAGTSLAVVGESGAGKTTLAAVVGGVFPASGGTITLVGRSGAADLDELDAVAVRERIGVIAQESHVFTGTLREDLTLARPDATDADLHRALAVVGAQDWVEALPDGLGTRVGPGELPLSPARQQQLALARIVLRDPPVVVLDEATAEAGSAGARDLEQSAVAVVAGRTALVVAHRLSQAAVCDAIAVVERGQVTELGSHAELLKLGGRYARLWDTWSRPTTPGP; encoded by the coding sequence GTGAGCACCTCGCACGCCCTGCCCGTCGCCACCGGTCGGCGCAGCGCCACCGTGCTGGCCCGCGCGGCCACCCGCAACCCCGGCGAGCTCGCGGCGGCCCTGGTCACCACGACGCTGGCCAGTGCCGGGACGGTCGCGCTGCCGCTGCTGCTGGGTCGCGCCGTCGACGTCGTGCGGACGGGCACGTCGCTCACGCCCGTCCTGGTGTGGCTGTCCGTGACCGCGGTCGCCACCGCGGTCGTGACCGCCCTGGCCCGTCGCGACGCCGAGCGCCTCGGCGCGAGCATCGCCGCCGACCTGCGCGAGCAGGTCGTGGAGCGCTCGCTGCGGATGTCGCCGCGCGTCCTGGAACGCGCCGGTTCCGGCGACGTCGCCTCCCGGGTCACCGAGGACGTCGAGCTGTTCACCTCCTCCGTCCAGCTCGGGGCGACGGTGCTGGCCTCGGCGTTGACGGTCCTGCTCTCCGCCGTCGGTTTCGTCTCCCTCGACTGGCGCCTCGCCCTCGCGTTCTGCGTGGTCTTCCCGGTCTACGCGCTGAGCCTGCGCGACTACCTCCCGAAGGCCGGACCGCTCTACGCGCGGGAACGGGCCGTGGCCGCGCAGCGCTCCACGGTCGTCCTGCAGTCCTTCCACGGCGCCTCGACGGTGCACGCCTACGAGATGGCGCAGCTGCAGGGCGCCCGCGTGGAGGTCGCCTCCGAACGCACGATCGGCGCGTCGCTGGCCGCGCTCGCCACCTTCGCCCGGTTGTCGGTCTCGATGAACGGCGCGGAGGCGGTCGGGCTCTGCAGCCTGCTGCTCACGGGGTTCCTCCTCGTCCGCGGCGGGGACGTCAGCGTCGGTGACGTGACGGGCGCGGCCCTGCTCTTCCACCGGCTCTTCGGGCCGCTGGGGTCGTTGCTGCTGAGCTTCGACGAGGTGCAGCGCGCGGCCGCCGCGCTGGGGCGTCTCGTGGGGGTCACCGACCTGCCCGTCGCACCCGACGCCGATCCCGCGGCCCTGGCCCGGGCCCCCCGCGAAGCGGTCTCCCTGCGCATCCGCGGTGTCCGGCACAGCTACTCCGACTCCGGGGCCGACGAGGACCTCGTCCTGCGCGGCATCGACCTCGACGTCCCCGCGGGGACCTCGCTGGCCGTCGTCGGCGAGAGCGGGGCCGGCAAGACGACGCTCGCCGCGGTCGTCGGCGGGGTGTTCCCCGCGAGCGGCGGGACCATCACCCTGGTGGGCCGGTCCGGCGCCGCCGACCTCGACGAACTGGACGCCGTCGCGGTCCGGGAGCGGATCGGGGTCATCGCCCAGGAGTCCCACGTCTTCACCGGTACGCTGCGCGAGGACCTCACGCTGGCCCGTCCCGACGCCACGGACGCCGACCTGCACCGGGCGCTGGCCGTGGTCGGCGCGCAGGACTGGGTCGAGGCGCTGCCCGACGGGCTGGGCACGCGGGTCGGGCCGGGCGAGCTCCCCCTGTCCCCCGCCCGGCAGCAGCAGCTGGCCCTGGCCCGGATCGTGCTGCGCGACCCGCCCGTCGTGGTGCTGGACGAGGCCACCGCCGAGGCGGGCAGTGCGGGTGCGCGGGACCTGGAGCAGTCCGCGGTGGCGGTCGTGGCGGGACGGACGGCGCTGGTCGTCGCGCACCGGCTGTCCCAGGCGGCGGTGTGCGACGCCATCGCCGTCGTGGAACGCGGGCAGGTGACCGAGCTGGGCAGCCACGCCGAGCTGCTCAAACTCGGTGGCCGCTACGCGCGGTTGTGGGACACCTGGTCCCGCCCCACCACCCCCGGCCCGTGA